In a genomic window of Leishmania infantum JPCM5 genome chromosome 3:
- a CDS encoding putative cytochrome c oxidase copper chaperone, giving the protein MGNSTSSVGGAAPPQQQDQRQSSKTPSCRICCACPQERRARDECTLLRNVDECETEIEAFYACLRREGFSAEEVNALKRNTKTM; this is encoded by the coding sequence ATGGGGAACAGCACATCATCTGTGggtggtgcggcgccgcctcagcagcaggaCCAGCGGCAGTCGTCCAAGACACCCAGCTGCAGAATTTGCTGCGCCTGCCCGCAGGAGCGCCGCGCCCGTGATGAGTGCACGCTCCTCAGGAACGTGGACGAGTGCGAGACCGAAATAGAAGCGTTCTACGCGTGTCTGCGGAGGGAAGGCTTCAGCGCTGAGGAGGTGAACGCGCTCAAGAGGAACACCAAGACGATGTGA
- a CDS encoding putative protein kinase: MPSGSGDGVHGEVASSPYSGAGAGTDGRANSFTGTTQYMSPEMLRGQPHDSRTDWWSYGCLLFEWANGRKAFNAQNQFALFRSIVEEDVKITAEDYRLTPLEVHTRVAQLHYRAEEVRLAYEQRVARRMRRSFTPLSQSTRPPVTPSALTAEVIYNPDNRSFDVQLRSPAMSAMSFAQSGSDGTGAAAEGAEEALTNDVVKSCTPHPKDSRQRPPSLLPSFDAAATHVTPHRHAHRRLHSYSYASPHSTATVPKASVAVLLNDSFANQLGALGVSRTASAEEDTQGPSPQSTLNDSFAGVESNSVVSLCGAPTNLSMRLTTTEDGVIAALLSSASPTAVHLQHQQQQQERHRRHQRRRLRLSCLNLDEATRDRYIGNAVAQMAEAQALLRDLTMKLLDRRMEHRLSGEAVLEHPFFTCPYVVSQLYYDVYQRRVLSTEMRRSVRAAFGSNNLPADFVAPMWDGTLQQPTTVASPLPPLVPASPTPFATTTTAAAAAASVSHTHDSFLAIPLPSQTRPEDWRELFMERRIRAPYAPRLRTRDDLRYFPAAVTATGLSAAAEQHRRIKEVKEQQKELMMMRANKTAATATNKSFGSASFPATLSCPNTQLTANGSGSGGGGSVVLVPLDAEAAQQVQQLLVASASSLSLQNRDDASLLPELDPDGPAAVHTDGVRTALEVSHAAAAPVALTSSGAGVAVSTPAASSQGPAEKTQPLQLPAVEVIAAVTADLGDASPSHKRLAEVPAQSSAAGDARRADFAEEVQLDTRGTTATGTAATTASVALPSRMWEPQLAGHCSARMSSAKASPMDTPLSVGSGSGSLTTSAAVAEFRPDLFDRAATLPQSFVDAALAVAAAAQKKQQRSADSGTAPKALITAPVETQGSSTGAVTAAETACVSASTDVTRSTGAERSTFAATPPTSLEALPQQQPARVDDAAPNSSVLPASREMAYAADGRLSGALPTCGGVGTHSTADAEAVVEEAEKEHAEVLVDEDEDHDGGGGYYEQDALAEDDAHAVDGGDDSTIVEEAAAAADMTSETDTITVAAVNSTMEVSSFEDSHASVRLPTPTRRGTLVKSSVVVSSAGTSGWGSSAANPLSPGVGGVDVEADSNNSVCRRGNVSVTGPTPIMPVEVPPTANASLNLRSHSRTSLGGGSTRPMHGSLKGAPVYASPLLGHSGEMHCDLSAFTMSPVSSTTTMLLEDSQRSLSTSLGPSGAGGPCGTSSAWATPSSADTQVPEREYQRRVHHHRHPLSYADGSGNQDVPDASPHMLPLPPSLAYREESQQQPPEKLLSAAASFENALLPATTSSSSTTNTTPLGTIMMIQSAELTGVGGSLSAATTAAGTASDAALSCTASPAALQALAAVRDGTTTVGGVEASPESPCGGELHSAGAVRSRGPQMPAAFSAVEHRGAHPSSATAAAVTRVASMNVNHDVADDDDNHDVGIADEAGYERSGGEEHSSGDDDGSDTMTTSGSASEGQDEDDQKSDASESVDSARRPTPSAPASARGENVAGSERNADAVSSLLDSTASSISTTTSTSVHAFSMSSDASSTSSQGDNNRAAAMYSTTIRPPMVLLAGADRGGDGGPSGTISGRRQRGDTISLSPYDTPWSFNARIGSCSGGGDHRRRGSDQCMPHRYAHFGRDAAHGGVGTSMPFAATDVTVTVNPTMCATLSANAPLSLDSSGSRLFSTAFASSLSLDTIGGGAGDTAGFLGPLTTTLSGVAYNVDDEASMSTFAATPMMPAEGSDRDSGAASTPTLGYGGRGQGGKDAIGATASSGADSPSAAGRRRGVQAIWAQQQRKRIARELQQQQQQESDPSAAASLLCEAGAESGSRGISDSGGWWSYWSKHGSNDATISSTDKLVGLTSNDGCAEPQHRQMHLGVPYDHTIGDDDKDDAAAAGRGGSPPQRQSCSAKSGGEQGRSDGRGGKRDHRNLALTRCGNEGGADGRTGATGDGSNSGGLSSFGAGGGGSGGFDHFHNFSFTSPQILQQYLASSSSGGGDGDVDEGRRRPHYQRLRRGRLDGGDSDREP, from the coding sequence ATGCCGtcaggcagcggcgacggcgtccacGGCGAGGTTGCAAGCAGCCCCTACtcgggtgcgggtgctggCACCGATGGCAGGGCGAACAGCTTCACCGGCACGACGCAGTACATGAGCCCGGAGATGCTGCGTGGGCAACCGCACGACTCCCGCACCGACTGGTGGAGTTACGGGTGTCTGCTGTTCGAGTGGGCGAATGGGCGCAAGGCCTTCAACGCGCAGAACCAGTTCGCCCTCTTCCGCTCCATCGTAGAGGAGGACGTGAAGATCACCGCGGAGGACTACCGGCTCacgccgctggaggtgcacacgcgcgtcgcacagctgcactaccgcgcggaggaggtgcggctgGCCTACGAGCAGCgggtggcgcggcggatgcggcggAGCTTCACGCCCTTGTCGCAGTCCACAAGACCGCCAGTGACGCCGTCGGCCCTCACAGCAGAGGTCATCTACAACCCCGACAACCGCAGCTTCgatgtgcagctgcgctctcCAGCGATGTCGGCCATGTCCTTTGCGCAgtccggcagcgacggcaccggcgcagcggcagaagggGCGGAGGAAGCGCTGACGAACGACGTAGTGAAGAGCTGCACCCCGCATCCGAAGGATTCCCGTCAGCGCCCACCATCCCTGTTGCCGTCGTTCGACGCTGCAGCCACACACGTCACCCCGCACCGGCATGCCCACCGTCGCCTGCACAGCTACAGCTACGCGTCGCCGCACTCCACAGCAACGGTGCCGAAAGCatccgtggcggtgctgctgaacGACTCCTTCGCGAACCAGCTCGGTGCGCTGGGCGTGTCCAGGACTGCCAGTGCGGAAGAAGACACTCAAGGACCGTCGCCGCAGTCGACGCTGAACGACTCCTTCGCCGGCGTGGAATCCAACTCCGTCGTGTCGCTCTGTGGCGCGCCGACGAACCTGTCCATGCGTCTGACCACCACCGAGGACGGCGTcatcgctgcgctgctctcgtccgcctccccgacggcggtgcacctccagcaccagcaacagcagcaggagcggcatcgccgccatcagcggcgccgactgcGTCTGTCCTGCCTCAACCTGGACGAGGCGACCCGTGACCGCTACatcggcaacgccgtcgcgcagATGGCTGAGGctcaggcgctgctgcgcgacctGACGATGAAGCTGCTGGACCGCCGCATGGAGCACCGCCTCAGCGGCGAGGCCGTCCTGGAGCACCCCTTCTTCACCTGCCCATACGTTGTCTCGCAGCTGTACTACGACGTTTATCAGAGGCGCGTCCTGTCGACGGAGATGCGCCGCTCCGTGCGCGCTGCCTTCGGCTCCAACAACTTGCCGGCCGACTTCGTCGCGCCAATGTGGGATgggacgctgcagcagcccacGACGGtcgcctctccgctgccCCCGCTGGTGCCAGCTTCCCCGACGCCCTTCGCCACGAcgaccaccgctgctgctgccgccgcatctgtctcgcacacgcacgactCCTTTCTGGCGAttccgctgccgtcgcagaCGCGGCCGGAGGACTGGCGCGAGCTCTTCATGGAACGGCGCATTCGCGCCCCCTacgcgccgcggctgcgcaccCGCGACGACCTGCGCTACTTCCCGgctgcggtgacggcgacgggactctctgccgcggcggagcagcaccgccgcatcAAGGAGGTTAAGGAACAGCAGAAGGAGCTCATGATGATGCGCGCCAATAAAACGGCGGCGACCGCCACAAACAAAAGCTTCGGCAGCGCGAGCTTCCCAGCAACCCTGTCTTGCCCAAACACGCAGCTGACGGCGAACGGCagtggcagtggtggtggtggctccGTCGTTCTTGTGCCCCTCgatgcagaggcggcgcaacaggtgcagcagcttctaGTGGCGAGCGCCAGCAGTCTCAGTTTGCAAAATCGCGATGATGCCTCTCTTCTGCCTGAGCTCGACCCCGACGGGCCAGCAGCCGTGCACACCGATGGCGTGAGAACCGCTCTGGAAGTGTcccacgcggccgccgcaccggTCGCGCTCACGTCTTCCGGCGCTGGCGTAGCGGTTTCCACGCCGGCCGCCAGCTCTCAGGGGCCGGCGGAGAAAAcccagccgctgcagctgcccgcAGTGGAAGTGATAGCAGCCGTCACTGCTGACCTTGGCGATGCTTCACCGTCGCACAAGCGACTGGCCGAAGTGCCGGCCCAGAGTTCCGCGGCCGGTGATGCCCGAAGGGCAGACTTCGCGGAAGAGGTGCAGCTCGACACGAGGGGGACGACAGCGACCGgaacggcggcgacgactgcGTCAGTGGCGCTCCCATCACGCATGTGGGAACCGCAGCTAGCAGGGCATTGCTCAGCCAGGATGAGCTCCGCGAAGGCATCTCCGATGGACACGCCACTCAGCGTGggtagcggcagcggcagtttGACGACGTCAGCGGCGGTTGCTGAATTTCGGCCAGACCTTTTTGACCGcgctgcgacgctgccgcagagcTTCGTGgatgccgcgctggcggtggcggcggcagcccagaagaagcagcagcgctccgcAGACTCCGGCACTGCCCCGAAAGCCTTGATCACTGCCCCTGTGGAGACtcagggcagcagcactggaGCCGTGACAGCGGCCGAGACAGCTTGcgtctccgcctccaccgacgtaacgcgcagcaccggcgcagaGAGAAGCACCTTCGCGGCAACGCCACCGACTTCACTTGAGgctctgccgcagcagcagccggccaGGGTAGATGACGCCGCGCCCAACAGCTCTGTACTGCCCGCAAGCCGCGAGATGGCGTACGCTGCCGACGGGCGACTGAGCGGAGCGCTCCCAACATGTGGTGGCGTTGGTACGCACAGTACGGCAGACGCGGAGGCGGTCGTGGAGGAAGCGGAGAAGGAACATGCAGAGGTGCTGGtagacgaggacgaggaccatgatggcggtggtggttACTATGAGCAGGATGCCCtcgccgaggacgacgcgcacgcggtggacggcggcgatgattCCACGATCGTGGaagaggcagcagccgcagccgacATGACGAGCGAAACAGATACCATCACGGTTGCCGCGGTCAACTCGACGATGGAAGTTAGTAGCTTCGAAGACTCCCATGCGAGCGTACGGTTGCCGACGCCAACGCGACGCGGCACGTTGGTCAAATCGTCGGTAGtcgtcagcagcgccggcacgaGCGGGTGgggaagcagcgctgcgaaCCCACTCTCTcccggcgtcggcggcgtcgacgtggaggccgacagcaacaacagcgtctgccgccgcggcaacgtATCGGTCACCGGTCCGACTCCCATCATGCCCGTGGAGGTGCCGCCGACTGCGAACGCTTCCCTTAACCTGCGCAGCCACTCGCGCACGTCGTTGGGCGGCGGCTCCACACGTCCCATGCACGGCTCTCTGAAGGGGGCACCTGTGtacgcgtcgccgctgctcggccACAGCGGCGAGATGCACTGCGACCTCAGCGCCTTTACAATGTCGCCGGTCTCCTCCACGACCACCATGCTGCTCGAAGACTCGCAGCGGTCGCTGTCGACCAGCCTCGGCcccagcggcgctggcggtccgtgcggcaccagcagcgcgtggGCGACGCCATCGTCTGCCGACACACAGGTTCCTGAGCGGGAGTATCAACGCCGAGTccaccatcatcgccatcCGCTGTCGTACGCCGACGGCAGTGGAAACCAAGACGTGCCGGATGCATCACCGCACATGCTACCGTTGCCGCCATCCCTCGCGTACCGTGAAGAgagccagcagcagcccccgGAAAAGCTTTtgtccgccgcggcgtccttCGAGAACGCCTTGCTTCCAGCAACCACCTCGTCCTCAagcaccaccaacaccacaCCCTTGGGAACGATCATGATGATCCAGTCCGCTGAGCTGACGGGCGTTGGCGGATCGCTTagtgccgccaccaccgcagcaggtACCGCAAGTGACGCCGCGCTGTCGTGCACcgcgtcgccagcggcgctgcaggcgctggcggccgtCCGTGACGGTACCACAACCGTCGGCGGTGTCGAGGCCTCGCCCGAGAGCCCGTGCGGTGGGGAGCTGCATAGCGCTGGTGCTGTGCGCTCGCGCGGCCCGCAGATGCCGGCCGCATTCTCCGCCGTGGAGCATCGTGGTGCACACCCATCAAGTgcgactgcggctgcggtCACAAGAGTGGCAAGCATGAACGTCAACCACGACGTCGCTGATGATGACGACAACCACGATGTGGGGATAGCGGACGAGGCGGGCTACGAGAGAAGCGGTGGTGaggagcacagcagcggcgacgacgacggcagtgaCACGATGACCACCTCCGGCAGCGCGAGCGAAGGGCAAGACGAGGACGATCAGAAGAGTGACGCCAGTGAATCGGTCGATTCTGCACGGCGACCGACGCCGTCCGCGCCAGCCAGTGCACGTGGTGAGAACGTCGCCGGCAGTGAGCGCAACGCGGACGCCGTGTCGTCGTTGCTGGACTCGACTGCGTCCTCCATCTCCACGACGACGTCCACTTCGGTGCACGCCTTCTCCATGTCCTCGGATGCCTCCTCGACAAGCTCGCAGGGTGACAACAACAGGGCAGCCGCGATGTATTCCACAACCATTCGCCCACCAATGGTACTGCTGGCCGGGGCCGaccgtggcggcgatggcggcccCTCCGGCACCATCAGTGGGCGCCGACAACGCGGTGACACCATCTCCCTGTCTCCGTACGATACACCGTGGTCGTTCAACGCTCGTatcggcagctgcagcggtggtggggatcaccgtcgccgcggcagcgaccaGTGCATGCCGCATCGGTACGCCCACTTCGgtcgcgacgctgcgcatGGTGGTGTCGGCACGAGCATGCCCTTCGCCGCCACAGACGTGACGGTGACGGTGAACCCGACCATGTGCGCGACCCTCTCCGCTAACGCGCCGCTGTCCttggacagcagcggcagccggctCTTCAGCACCGCGtttgcctcctctctcaGCCTCGACACgatcggtggcggcgctggcgacacCGCAGGGTTCCTGGGGCCACTCACAACCACGCTCTCTGGTGTCGCGTACAACGTCGATGACGAGGCTAGCATGAGCACCTTtgcagcgacgccgatgaTGCCGGCCGAAGGCAGCGaccgcgacagcggcgccgcatcgacGCCGACTTTGGGCTACGGCGGGCGCGGTCAGGGCGGCAAGGATGCCATCGgggccaccgccagcagcggtgccgacaGCCCTTCAGCCGCGGGCCGCCGACGAGGCGTGCAGGCGATctgggcgcagcagcaacgcaagCGAATCGCACGCGaactacagcagcagcagcagcaggaatCGGATccctcagcggcagcgtcgctgctgtgcgaGGCTGGCGCTGAAAGCGGTAGTCGTGGCATCAGTGACAGTGGAGGATGGTGGTCGTATTGGTCCAAGcacggcagcaacgacgcCACCATCTCCTCTACAGACAAGCTCGTCGGCCTCACCTCCAACGACGGCTGTGCTgagccgcagcaccggcagaTGCACTTGGGCGTGCCATACGACCACACCATCGGCGACGATGACAAAGacgacgcggctgctgcggggcggggcggtagcccaccgcagcggcagtccTGTTCTGCGAAGAGCGGCGGTGAACAGGGCCGCAGTGATGGTCGAGGTGGCAAGAGAGACCACCGGAACTTGGCATTGACACGCTGCGGCAACGAAGGTGGTGCGGACGGCCGGACCGGtgccaccggcgacggcagcaacagcggtgGCCTCAGCAGCTTCGGCGCcgggggtggcggcagcggtggttTTGACCACTTTCACAACTTTTCCTTCACGTCTCCACAGATTCTTCAGCAGTAccttgcctcctcctcctccggcggcggcgacggtgacgttGACGAGGGAAGGCGACGTCCGCACTACCAACGACTTCGTCGTGGTCGcctggacggcggcgactCTGATAGAGAGCCCTGA
- a CDS encoding putative serine/threonine-protein kinase has protein sequence MLRWAQHVFGKTSASAAAATDASDGGTGEAAVRQAQPRRPRRGVDVPPLKQWWSPADAEDAPAGAARPSPPASLTLSDAGMDGDYGSPGILDLAASLNFGASAPAAPAAAAAAAAAAAAAAEAPATEMVSARCADVTTTSTAHAHDDDDDAVDDFLRNVIAGKTDMLRKQLAREKLEAAAAAAAAAAANPGHHNNNSPSCTRGGGAGLDKSTRRSSTSTFGTVTGDGAASMGSSMHLQKSISATTTTTGSSLAGGKATASRGGSSMAATTTTGAALAAGGTSPQHYHARRSRYVSSAARSLQDYELIAFLGSGTFAEVTLARNKVTGEYFAVKKISKQRVKEEGCVERTFTERQLLAKLHHPFLVRLYQAFQSQTHLYLVLDFAQGGDLYSLSVQQLWLRSMKRSLVKMQYPYYQSTSSTFTPAPPPAAATSNAQLTAGPALSRLPSSAAVTQPTEVVPDAQRQQPRVSSGTTTSDRDAILASPAMVGSVGSSTVSSASRPGYTVADTATGAALPLASARDGHASGVADGAHEAAAAVADEEEMKEEDTDTTEFDGATDNNRSMAEAPPSAVRQQQRQSSRHAQRGAADCPSRHPRLATDLFYYTTDAIDEFATSRNVGSGGSRSSPTTPTTSRTPEATESAAAHAAAAAGDSAPAATRDGEVASSTASVGSSGRERYRLLRRRTLPAVERDGGARGGRSMSSSSSSSTDDDNGKGRRRRDTADKDGRGSSADSARRLSWKPRGVTCTGPATQAGAASQHPPSPAASTPSRQTAAGGASVVSTATSSTALPLATRPSDLTAIDLATPRTQMSLPRSPVHFQYDERRSSSGHSNNGGGGVDEALRGGESSSAVSVKSTPSLTATKWRPMPRRASASELADIFAVAASSAAVTVPATSAAGGTSAADVKRGKTTKSAWPPATGAEQPQLASDNSHTATSTTSAAATSLPRRQKGKAKVVSDKDEDSGASTSPSSPPPPLHAGSSHGSRR, from the coding sequence ATGCTGCGCTGGGCGCAGCACGTCTTTGGCAAGACGAGCGCCagtgcggcggccgcgacaGACGCAAGCGATGGCGGCACTGGAGAGGCCGCGGTGCGCCAGGCGCAGCCTCGTCGCCCGCGTCGCGGGGTTgatgtgccgccgctgaagcAGTGGTGGAGTCCCGCGGATGCGGAAGACGCccctgccggtgcggcgcgtcCCTCgccccccgcctccctcacccTTTCAGACGCCGGCATGGATGGCGACTACGGCTCTCCCGGCATCCTTGACCTCGCGGCGTCACTAAACTTCGGCGCATcggctcctgctgctcctgctgctgctgcggcggcggcggcggcggcggcggcggcggcggaagcgcCAGCAACGGAAATGGTCAGCGCGAGATGTGCGGACGTGACGACGACGTCCACCGCGCACGctcacgacgacgacgacgacgctgtcgACGACTTCCTGCGAAATGTCATTGCCGGCAAGACAGACAtgctgcgcaagcagctcGCTCGGGAAAAGctcgaggccgccgccgccgccgctgcagcagcagcagctaaTCCTGGCCaccacaacaacaacagcccCAGCTGcactcgcggcggcggggctgGTCTCGACAAGAGCaccaggcgcagcagcacgtcgaCGTTTGGCACCGTGactggcgacggcgccgcctccatgggGAGCTCCATGCACTTGCAGAAGTCGATAagtgccaccaccaccacgacgggCAGCTCACTCGCAGGAGGGAAGGCGACGGCAAGTCGGGGAGGGAgctcgatggcggcgacaacgacgacgggTGCAGCATTGGCCGCTGGAGGCACCTCGCCGCAGCACTACCACGCACGCCGGAGTCGATATGTCAGCTCTGCCGCCCGCTCGCTGCAGGATTACGAGCTGATTGCCTTTCTCGGCAGTGGCACGTTCGCCGAAGTCACATTGGCGCGCAACAAGGTCACTGGGGAGTACTTCGCCGTGAAGAAGATCTCCAAGCAGCGAGTaaaggaggagggctgcGTTGAGCGCACCTTCacggagcggcagctcctcgccaAACTGCACCACCCCTTCCTTGTGCGCCTCTACCAGGCCTTCCAGAGCCAGACACACCTCTACCTCGTGCTGGATTTCGCGCAGGGCGGCGACCTCTACTCGCTcagcgtgcagcagctgtggcTCCGCAGCATGAAGCGAAGCCTGGTCAAGATGCAGTACCCGTACTACCAGAGCACCTCTAGCACCTTCACCCCGGCGCCCCCTCCTGCCGCGGCAACGTCGAACGCACAGCTGACGGCCGGACCGGCCCTCTCGCgtcttccctcctccgccgctgtGACACAGCCCACAGAGGTTGTTCcggatgcgcagcggcagcaaccaagagtcagcagcggcaccacgacCTCGGACAGAGACGCAATCCTTGCATCGCCCGCCATGGTTGGAAGTGTCGGGTCCAGCACGGTCAGCAGTGCCTCTCGGCCGGGCTACACCGTCGCGGACACCGCCACGGGAGCGGCATTGCCTCTGGCCTCAGCGCGGGATGGTCACGCGAGCGGCGTGGCTGATGGCGCCCACGaagccgcggccgccgtggccgacgaggaggagatgaaAGAGGAAGACACGGACACAACAGAGTTTGACGGCGCCACGGACAACAACCGCAGCATGGCCGAGGCCCCGCCGTCcgcagtgcggcagcagcagcggcagagtAGTAGACACGCCCAGCGAGGTGCCGCTGACTGCCCCAGCCGCCACCCGCGGCTTGCAACGGACTTGTTCTACTACACGACCGACGCCATCGACGAGTTTGCCACCAGTCGCaacgtcggcagcggcggaagcAGAAGCTCGCCAACGACACCCACCACCTCACGCACGCCGGAGGCCACAGAGTCCGCAGCGGCCcatgccgcggcagcagccggagACAGTGCTCCGGCTGCGACCCGAGATGGCGAAGTCGCGTCCTCGACGGCTTCGGTGGGGTCTAGTGGCCGCGAGCGGtaccggctgctgcggcggcgcacgcttCCCGCAGTCGAGCgcgacggtggtgcgcgcggcggccgttCTATGTCTTCATCCTCTTCCTCATCCACTGATGATGATAACGGCAAGggcagacggcggcgagaTACCGCTGACAAGgacggccgcggcagctctgccgactcggcgcggcggctaTCGTGGAAGCCGCGAGGCGTGACGTGCACAGGTCCCGCCACGCAGGCTGGGGCTGCGTCTCAGCACCCGCCATCTCCTGCGGCATCCACGCCAAGCCGTCAAactgccgccggtggcgccagCGTCGTGTCTACCgcgacgagcagcaccgccctGCCCTTAGCCACCAGGCCTTCAGACCTCACGGCGATCGACTTGGCAACGCCGAGGACGCAGATGTCACTGCCACGGTCACCTGTGCACTTCCAGTACGACGagagaagaagcagcagcggccacagcaacaacggcggtggtggtgtggacGAGGCactgcgaggcggcgaaTCGTCTTCGGCGGTGTCGGTGAAGTCCACGCCGTCGCTCACGGCGACCAAGTGGCGGCCGATGCCGCGCAGAGCCTCGGCGTCTGAGCTGGCAGACATCTTCGCAGTGGCCGCCTCGtccgcggcggtgacggtgcccgCGACGAGCGCCGCAGGTGGCACCAGCGCGGCTGACGTGAAGAGGGGAAAGACCACCAAGAGCGCGTGGCCGCCGGCCACGGGGgcggagcagccgcagctcgcCAGCGATAACAGCCACACCGCGACCAGCACCACGAGTGCAGCGGCAACGTCACTGCCAAGAAGGCAAAAAGGAAAGGCGAAGGTCGTCAGCGACAAAGACGAGGACAGCGGTGCGTCTAcgtcgccatcatcgccaccgccgccactgcacgcgggcagcagccacggtAGCCGCCGC